A single genomic interval of Methanofastidiosum sp. harbors:
- a CDS encoding lipoate--protein ligase family protein, with protein MNWRFIEIKKLDPLMAIAFEEVGLKYVQKTNVPLIRFWRWNRKAVSIGRFQVLEDEINIERCREHKITMLRRMSGGGAVFSSPGEITYSVIAPYKIIPKDIKKSYFQIFSWIIDGLYNMGITSDIESPSSIMVNGKKISGNSKLNAVNASIQHGTILYDVNENEVFSYLTVEKSGFSGGVKSIYRPITCIKDYLDISYFDSYNIIKNAFLKNKEFEINEWTSEEVKMAKELVKNKYKKNEWIFNQEVSSKDSQDTESM; from the coding sequence ATGAATTGGAGATTTATCGAAATTAAAAAATTAGATCCTCTAATGGCTATAGCTTTTGAAGAAGTTGGATTAAAATATGTACAAAAAACAAATGTCCCACTAATTAGATTTTGGAGATGGAACAGAAAGGCAGTTTCTATAGGGCGATTTCAGGTTCTTGAAGATGAAATAAATATTGAAAGATGTAGGGAACATAAAATCACGATGTTACGTAGAATGTCAGGCGGAGGTGCAGTATTTAGTTCACCGGGAGAAATAACTTACAGTGTTATCGCACCTTATAAAATAATTCCAAAAGATATTAAAAAATCATATTTTCAGATTTTTTCTTGGATTATTGATGGATTATACAATATGGGAATTACGTCAGATATAGAATCCCCAAGTAGTATAATGGTAAACGGTAAGAAAATATCGGGTAATAGTAAATTAAATGCAGTTAATGCTTCTATTCAACATGGCACTATTCTTTATGACGTTAATGAAAATGAAGTATTCTCATATTTAACAGTTGAAAAATCTGGATTTTCTGGTGGAGTAAAATCTATCTATCGACCAATTACTTGTATAAAAGATTACTTGGACATCTCATATTTTGATTCATATAATATTATAAAAAATGCATTTCTAAAAAATAAAGAATTTGAAATTAATGAATGGACATCAGAAGAAGTGAAAATGGCTAAAGAATTAGTTAAAAATAAATATAAAAAAAATGAATGGATATTTAATCA